CCCGCAatactgtaagctccatgagagagacaggttgttttttttttaagtttatttatttatttttggtaatctctacacccaatgtggggctcgaactcacgaccccaagatcaagagtagcacgctccaccgactgagccggcGGGGAGCCCTGAGTGAgagctttctgtcttttttttttcccccaacaatcTCTAGAAATGCCCCTGCACACATTAGGGATTCAATGCATATTGAACAAATGATGCTGGCAATCTGGTGCGGTGGCAGTTCTGCCCTCAAACCTCAGTCCAGTTAGGCAGGACAAGACCCAGAGTGTGGGCGGGCACACATGAAGGGAGGAcccaggggctggggcttggGAGGAGTCCTatgccctgggctgggggggtGAGAAGGGAGAGTCAGGAAGGCTTCCAGAAGTATCTTGCAGGATTTGAGAAGGAAGATGGCAAAGGGAGGGCATTCCTAACCAGGGACCAGGCCAGCCAAACTTGGAGGGGGGCCTGAGAATGCCAGGTCTCTCCCTAGGGGTCATGCAGGAAGCTTTTCTGAGCCTCACATCCTCCTGCAAGTGCAGGGTAGCAAATCAGAAACCCAGAGCCCCCTGGTGGCCAAAATGTAGTATGACCCACAAAGTTGGCCACCATAATACTGAGCACACTACCAAATCCTCACAACAGCGCtttgatggggggtggggggtgtaattccatttcagaggaggaaactgaagaccAGAGGGGTTAAGTCACCGACCCAGGCTCACCCGGCTCTGCCTCCATAATCTGAGGTCTGGGGAGCCCACCCAGCTGCTCCTCACCCACCAGGAGAGAttcaggtgggggtggggagcaaatcCACCGTCTTGAAGAGCTCCAGGTGCAGATCTGGTTTTGAGACCCCAGTTCGATCCGTCTCCAGCTAGACCTCAGGCCAGTTACGGCCTCAGGCCAATGAGATGGTGTGTGGTTTGGGTGAAATGAGACCTGTGGTGTCTGCAGTACGCACAGCAAAGACAAGCATCATGGTTACTATAAACCACCAGCGCCCACCAAGTCAAGTGGTTTTGCTAATCCCACTACAGGCAAACATGacgcacagtaggtgctcaagaaggCTTGCACTACCCTAAGCACGCCCAGAACTGGGCCGTACTAAGTAAGCAGCCCCCTAATTCCCACTGGCTTGGGAATGGGAAGTTGTTCAGGTCTCTTTTTTAGATCCAAGAGTCCACGTCCcaacccctcctccctcagacccaggagtcccgGCCTCAGCTTCTGCGGGGTCACCGGTAACCAGTCCCGTCCGTCCCCCTCCCAACCTCACACTGAAGCCCGGGCGGAGGAGGTTTATCCACAGCGCTCCTTACAGGCCGCTCCGCAGTGCCCGGCGGCGGGGTCCGGCGCAGACCCGGGGTCGCTGGCTGGCGGGGGCGGCCCCTCCTCGTCGCGGCCCCCGCGGCCCTTGCCGATGGCCAGGCGGGGCCGGCCGCGCTGCAGGCCGTCCAGGAGGGCGCAGGCCTGGCACAGCGCGCGGCTGGCCAGCGCCCCGCAGCGGGAGCAggcgccggggggcgggggccgcgCGGCCGGGGCCAGGGCCAGGCGCTCGGCCGAGTGCACCAGGTCCAGCGCCGCCGACGGCCGCGCCGCCTCCAGGAGCTTGAGCAGGTGGCGCGCGTGGCCGCGGAAGGCCTCGGGCGCGTAGACGCACTCCTCCGAGAAGTAGTCGAGGCGGCGGAAGTGCGCGTACAGCACCACCTCCTTCTGCGAGGCCAGCTGCAGGGGCCGGCAGCGCGGCAGTGCGCCCCCCTCGCCCCGCGAGCCCAGGCCCCCGCCCCGCGCCAGCCGGCCCGCGTCGCCCCGCAGGAAGTTCATGAGCACGGTCTCCGCCATGTCGTCGGCGTTGTGGCctgggggacagaggggcagcaggtgaggtGGGCGCGCCACCTTAGGGCAGCCGGGACCCAGCAAGACCGGGAGCGAGAGTGGCACGCCGCGTGCGACCCGGCCACGGAGAGCCcacccccaggacccagagagagACGGGGAGGGGATGTGCAAAGTGGCAGAGTGGGTGACCAGGCGTTGGAGACCCCTCAACCCCCAGACCTGCGGGTCAACCAGGACCCAGAGGGTGCGGAGGGGGTGCGGAGAACAGCAGGGAGGGCCAGACAGGGCCGTGAGGACCCCCAGGCACAACGGGACAGCCAGGTGGAGGCTAGAGGTGGTCACAGTGAGAAACTAGAGGGTAACACACACAGGCTCCCGGGGAGCCACTCGGGTGCCCTCATTTGCCACCCACTTATCGCCAACCAGGCCCTGCGCTAGTTGCCTTTTCACGACGGTAGTCAAAGTGTTTAGCGCTACAAATATTATCTCAGTCTCAGAAGTGGGCCTCCCACTGCAGAGAAAGCTACTGCAGTTGGCTTCTGATGGATGCTACCACTTCCCTCGCCTCCTTGTGCGAAGGGAGACACAaagaatgtcattttttaaaatgcagggaACCACAGCCCCCGACGAGTACCCCCACCCCTCTCGGTGCCGGGCCCCTCGGCTGCAGGGCCTGCGCTCACCCGTCACGATGTGCGTGGCTCCCACGAGGCGCGCCCCTTCCTCCAGCGCGCGGCGCCGCAGCACCCCGCAGAAGGTGCAGCAGGCGCGGCTGCGGCCGGTGCCAGCAGTGCTGCGGGCCACGGCGTCCATCGTCCAGCCCCCGAAGAGGTCTGCGTAGGCCACAATGGTGAGTGGGAGGTCCCAGCGCGCCGCCTGCCGCCTCACGGCCGCCAGAGCTGCGTCCCGGTAGCCCCCGATGCCCTCGTCCACGGCCACCAGGCGCAGCGAGACGCCCAGGCGCGGCGCGAGCTCGCGCAGCACGTGCGCCAGCACCGTGGAGTCCTTGCCGCCGGAGGCGCCCACGGCCACCACGGCGCCGGGCGGCAGCAGGCGGCCCGCCAGCACCGTGTGCAGCACCTCGGCCTCGAAGGCCGTGCAGAAGCAGGCGCCGCACAGCGCTTGGCCGGAGCGTGAGCGGCGGAGGGCAGCGCGCGCCGCATGGCAGGAGGCGCACTGCGGGGCGGGCATCGCGAGTTCCGGGCGGGCTGGGAGGAGTCGGCTTCTCCTGGACcgggagagaggggaagcaggttACATGCGGATTCCGGTTTGTGGGGTTTGCAGGGTTGTTGCCTCCGGGGAGGCGGCCTGGATAGCGCGGAGTACACCCACTGCCTGGAATACTCTCCTAGTACTTGTGCAAGCTTGGCACCTTCAAGTCTCAGCTTAAGTGTTCATTATTCATTTGTCCATTCAACAGGTATCCTTTCATTGCGTCCCATCTATCCAACATGCGTTAGGCCCTGGGACAGCAGTGATCAGAACAGGAACGGTTACAGGCACCAAGTTCTAGTGAAGGAGCCAACCGATGGGTAAGTAACCAAGATACTTTACAAATATAAGGAGTAATATGAAGGAATTATCCTCTGAGCTGAAGCTGGAAGGATGAGGAGTCAGGTATTGGATCAGGGTGGGAAGAATGTTCCCGATAGAGTtaacagcaaatgcaaagaccTGAAGGGCAGGGCCTGTGCTCAGTTGTTTGGAAAGTAAGTTATGGttgaggaggggagaggatcCATGGCTTGGAGGTTGGCAGGGTGAggagtttggatttcattctGAATGAGATAAGAACCATTGGATGGTTGTAAGCTGTGGAGTGGCAGGACCTGAttcacattttaacaagatccctccAGCCGCTGCGTGTGAATAGGGGGTGGAGAGTGGAGAGGGCAGACCAGTGAGGAGGCCCCTGCAATGACCCAGATGAACAATAATGTGGCTTAGGGCTGAGCAGAGGCACTGGAGGTggagagaagtggtcagattctggatctCTTCTGGAAATAGAGCAGGTGGGACTCACACAAGACTTGGTTGAGCGAAACAGTAggtgagaagcagagaggactGACAACTTCAAGGTTCTAGCCTTGCACAGTGGGGCCCTTTCgtggggagaaggtggggaaagaggaagaatagGCAAATACTGTGAGAGGCATAGGTTTAGGCCAGGGTATCTGTCATTTTGTCTGGGCACGGTAAATTTTGAGGTCCTTTGCTCTGGAAGTCTTTCCTGAACACTGGGCTGGGTCTGGCGCCTTTTCGGGGCTCCCAAGGCCGCCTGACGCCCCGCACACCAGCCCTGATCACTCTAGGTTGTAACTAGGATAGAGGAGGGTGCGCTGGAACCGCCCTCAGGTTGGGGGGTGGAAACGAGAAGGAGTCAGAACCGAGGCAGAGTCCAAAGCTGATCAGCAAGGACACCAGCTGCTTAGGGCACTCAGCCCCGAGGGTCGCCAGAGACAGGCGTTGGGAGATCACGGAGAGGAGTGCCGTATCTCCAGGAATGCCTACCGGAATGCGTGGGAGAGTAATATGGAGACCCTCACCTCCTACACGGGAGTACGACAAAGGGCCGGGATCGGCGCGCGGAGAAAGGGAGCACTCACGTGTGTAGAACTCGCGCAGGAAAGTCCAAGCTCGGAGAAAACGCGGAAGCGGGTGAAGGGACTACGATTCCCAGAAGGCTTTGGGTTTACCCGCCTACGACTCCCAGGTGCGGGTGGGGCGGATTGGCCAGAAGCGCCTAGTGCTCCGGGACCAGCTGGGCCCACAACCCGAGAGCCTCGCAGTGACGTGGCGCGCTCCGCCCACGGCTCCCAGAGCGCTCCAGGCCGGACCCGCGCGTCTCCCGTCTGCGCCTGCGCAAAAAGAGGTGGGGCGTCTGGTTTGTAGGTACGCCCTCGCGCTCTGCGCTTTATTCTAAAGAAGCAATGGATGCTTTTTAGGTTTTCTGCCCTTTTGGGAGTGCGATGGGATTTGAGGTGCGGGTGGAGAGCTGTCGGGGTTGGGGGCAGAAAGGGATAGGGGTGCGCAAGGGCGAGGCAGCACGTGCGCTGCGCAGATTGCAGGGACTGGGCCTTGTCGCCCGGGACACGGGGTAGGCTTTTGCGCGCGCCCCCGCAGGCGTGGGAGTGGGTGCGGGTGCGCGCCGGCGGCCACGGCCTTGCGGGCTGGGGGGTTTTGCGTGCGCGGAGCTGACAGGAGCGGTTTGCGCTTCGCGCGCGCTAGTCTCGGGGAGTGATCCCGGTGAGCAGTTACGCACCGGTGTGGCTCAGTGACAAGTGCGCGCACCTGCAGCCTTGTGGGGTTGAAGGCAGAGCTCGGGATGGAGGGCAGGTGAGACCCATGAGATGGAAGGTTCCCGGGGTTGGGGTGCATTCTCCTAAGAGTCAGCCAGAGCTCTGCTCCCCTCAGTCGCTTTCCAGCCCCAAACTGCCCTCTCTCCTGCGTGTTATATTCCGAGATTTTCTTGTCTCTACCCCTGTGAGGCCCTTGATAGGGAGGATTGAGAGCGAAGGGTGATGGGGGGACATTGGAGCGCCTGAAGCTGTCAAGAGGGTTGAACCCGGGTCATCGGGCTCGTACGTTAGTGATTTCCTGaggcttcctgtgtgccaggtccTGCCCTGGGGGCCACAGGGAAGTCAGGCGTGGCTGGGGGAATAAAGACGATGAAGCTTGATGTGGAGGGACCAGATGTCAGGGGCTGCAGGGACCCAGACGTTACAAGTGCTGCGAGCCAGGACACGGGGGAAAGGTCACTTAGCGCTTGGCACGTTCTCTGCATTTCCAGGCACCATCTCAAATTCCTCCTCTGTCCAGTGAGGATGATAATAGCATTTTTGGGTTAAAGAAGTAAATGAGTTAACCTCTGTAAAGCCTTAAGAGCAGTGCTCAGTGCTTAGTAAATGCTTGGGCCTGGGGTGTTCTAGTTGCTTAGGTCACTTCCTGGGGCGGCCGTAATCGGAAGTGTTGAGAACTCCCAGTCCCTCCAGCCTTCAGTGGCACATTCACCAGCAAGCTGGCACGGTTTGGGCAGAAGTTCCTCATGGatgttttgcaaacattttatgttttgtttgttgcgACACATTAATATTCCAGTGGAAAAGACTGTAAGTTGGTGTCGGGGGCTTCTAGAAAGGGCAGAAGACGGTAGCTTCTCATTACTTGCAGGGTAAGGCTTCGTCCCTCAGTCTGGTATTTGCAACCAGGCCCCTGATGACTTTTCAGGCTCCTGAGGCTGGCAAGATCCCTCACAATTGCCAGTGTTTGCACATGCCATCCTCTCTTCCTgaagtctctccctccctcccccttctcctccccctcaccaCGCTGATTCCTATTTCTCATCCAGGTAGCCCCATGGATGTACTCTCTCTAGGAAGCCTGCAGGACCCCTCCTCCCTTGTACTGCATTAACAAGCCACCTCTGggctcccacagcccctgctccCTCACTTTGTCAGAGGCCCCGTCACCTGAGCTGCCCCTagctctcccctcctttcttatCTCCTGTTACTTGCATCCCAGTGAGCGGAGCCCAGGCAGGAAACTTGCCATATGTCGCGGTGGTTAAGGACAGAAGCCGCTTGGTTCAGAACGTGGGATTACCATCCTGGTTGTATAACTGGACAAGTTAGATTTTCTCACCTGTAAGATAgaaataacaggggcgcctgggtggcacagcggttaagcgtctgccttcggctcagggcgtgatcccgacgttatgggatcgagccccacatcaggctcctccgctaggagcctgcttcttcctctcccactccccctgcttgtgttccctctctcgctggctgtctctatctctgtcaaataaataaattaaaaaaaaaaaaaaaagaaataatagtacaGCCCTCATATGTtgagagcagtggttttcaacctgGGACAATTATGACCCCCCAGAGGACATTTggtagagacatttttggttgtcacaactggggtaGGGGTATACTGGCGTCCAGCAGTGTTATAAACAGCTTATAACAGCTCTTGGGCCATAGTAAGTGCTCCGAGGATGTGAGGTACCATTACCACCACTACTTACGCACACCAAGCTCTCAGgtccctttgtctctctctacCTAGAGTGCCTGTCCCTCCCTTGGCGTGGGGGTTGAATGCCTACTTATCCCTGCCTAGTATGCGACCTCTTGGGGGAAACCTTCTCTGAGCTCTACACCCTATCCCCCAAGATACCCCCAACTGGGTAATAGAAAGAACTTCGaagtcacacatacacacaggcctGGACTCAAAttcatgctctttttcttttttctcttttttttaagattttatttatttatctgagggagcggggggagggacagagggaaagggagaagcagactccccgctgagcagggagctggacgtggggctccatcccaggaccctgagatcatgatccaagccaaaGCCAGATCCTTAatccacggagccacccaggtgcccctaaaattccTGCTCTTTTCTTACACCCGAGTGACTTTCGCCTTCAGTATCCTTACCTGTGAAATCAAAGGGTGGCTTTGAAGAAGAAATGGGCGCACGTTGGGTTAGAGTTCGATTAACGTCAGGACTCCCTTTGTGGATTATGTTAGTTTATAAAACCCAAAATCTTAgtgttgggctttttttttttttttttttttttaagattctatttatttatttgacagagacagccaacgagagagggaacacaagcagggggagcgggagaggaagaagcaggctcccagcggagcagggaacccgatgtggggcttgatcccaggaccctgggatcacgccctgagccga
This genomic window from Ursus arctos isolate Adak ecotype North America unplaced genomic scaffold, UrsArc2.0 scaffold_19, whole genome shotgun sequence contains:
- the LOC113247275 gene encoding cytoplasmic tRNA 2-thiolation protein 1-like, which encodes MPAPQCASCHAARAALRRSRSGQALCGACFCTAFEAEVLHTVLAGRLLPPGAVVAVGASGGKDSTVLAHVLRELAPRLGVSLRLVAVDEGIGGYRDAALAAVRRQAARWDLPLTIVAYADLFGGWTMDAVARSTAGTGRSRACCTFCGVLRRRALEEGARLVGATHIVTGHNADDMAETVLMNFLRGDAGRLARGGGLGSRGEGGALPRCRPLQLASQKEVVLYAHFRRLDYFSEECVYAPEAFRGHARHLLKLLEAARPSAALDLVHSAERLALAPAARPPPPGACSRCGALASRALCQACALLDGLQRGRPRLAIGKGRGGRDEEGPPPPASDPGSAPDPAAGHCGAACKERCG